The window acatgaccacaggaaaaaccatagccttgactagacggacctttgttggcaaagtaatgtctctgcttttgaatatgctatctaggttggacataactttccttccaaggagtaagcgtcttttaatttcatggctgcagttaccatctgcagtgatttttgagccccaaaaagtaaagtctgacactgtttccactgtttccccatctatttcccatgaagtgatgggaccggatgccatgatcttcgaagCAGTTATCATAtttgtctggagaagggaatggcaacccattccagtattctttcctggagaatcccatggacagaggagcctggcaggctgcagtccacggggtcgcagagtcaaacatgactgagcaactaacacacacacacactgtatttgtctttctccgtctgacttacttcatttagtatgaaaatcggtccatccatgttgctgtgcaTAGctttacttcattctttctgatggctgagtaatattgcactgtatatgtataccacatcttctttatccattcatctgttgggcatttaggttggtctttttctaattgctttttcttctccaactcctccttctcttccctccttcaggCTAGAACTAGCTGGGCCAAAGTTCTTAAATCTCAGGTCTGAAGTTAACATCAGGAAGGGATGGGGACTGTGGTGGAGGAATGGAAGATTCCAAATGAGTAGCCCTCAAACACTttgcagatggctcagtggtaaagaatccgcctgccaatacaggagacccgggtttcgttggctacagtccatggggtcacaaagagttggacatgactgagccgctGACACCTTCACTTTCAGTGAGTAAGTGTGTCAAAGTTCTGATCAATCCTCTGAGATTCCCGGCTAGAGAGTACCATCGTCATCCTCAACTTACCCTTGAGCGGATTGGGGCTCAGTCTGTGTGTCCacccgtgtgtgtgtatgtgtgtgtgcacgtgtgtgcgcgTGCTCGGTTGTgtaccactctttgtgaccccatggactacagcctgcaaggcttctctgtccaaggaattttccagacaagattaTTGAAGTGGGGCTCAAAGAAGTTAAATACATtggtcaaggtcacagagcacatcctttgcctttgtctttttaACTCGACTCTGACATCTCTTGAAGCAGAGAGCTTACCAGATCCACGTGTGTTTGAGAGCTCAGGGTCCAGCCCACGGTTGGTGCCTGCAGATGTGTGTGGGATGGCAGAGCCAGTCCGCCGTCCCTTCCTGGGGCCCAGCACCATCTCCCCTTCCACCAGTAGTGACTTTGGAAACCATGCTGGAGTCCTGGGGGTCTTGACCAAAGACTTTGAGAGCAGGCTGGGGCTCCCCGGCCGGGCCCCCGGCTcagctggcccttctgcctgCAGGGCATGTACAACGCCACCACCCGGCAGGTGGAGACGGAGCTCCTGCCCTGCCTCCGGCACTTCGGACTGCGGTTCTACGCCTACAACCCTCTGGCTGGTACGGGCTGTGCGGGCACAGGCTCCCCTGGGCGGGAGGGCCTTCCTGACCGCGTTTCTGCCCCTTCGTGACCCAGGAGAAGCCTGGCCCCAGACCTGGGAAGGGGAGGGCTTTGCCAGGACCTCCATCCATCCTGGTTCCCCGCCATCACCCCCACTTTCGGCCCAGGCGGGCTCTGGGGGCAGCGCCTGGCGGTCTGACTGCAGCCTTCCCGCAGGAGGCCTGCTGACCGGCAGGTACCAGTATGAGGACAAGGACGGGAAACAGCCCGTGGGCCGCTTCTTTGGGAACAGCTGGGCAGAGGTCTACAGGAATCGGTGAGCTGGGGGCGTCAGGACGGGCGGGGTCGGAGGGGTCCCCATAGTCTGAAAATGGGGAGTCCCTGGGGCTGCTTTTTTGGGTTCCAGAGCCTCCCCTTTTGCTCAGACCTTGACCCCTCAAGCTCAGCTTTACTGAGAACCCAGCCGGCACCCCTAAAGTTTCCCCAGTGTCTCTGGGAGTGACTGGGGACTTGGATTGGGAGTGTGTGGAGCTCTGGCCCTTCTGTCGGGTCTGCAAGACTGTGTCTCCTCCCTCGAAGAGCCTCCCCCCTGCCCACAGCGGCAGGAGAAACCTCACATCGGGACTGGGGAATCCTGAAGCTTGCCGCTGGCCCTGTCACCTGGGGCACTGAGTCTAAGTTTTGTAAATTCTTGGCAATAAAATTGTCATCAATGTCTAAAGTTATAGTTGAACATCTGTTGGGACCAGccctttttccctttcatttttttaaagtttgaaaaagttATCAATGTAATACATGCCCGCAGCTAAAAGCAAGCCCTTTCCAAGTCACATTCCTTAGAGGTGATGCTTTTAAATCCTGTCAGCTTACTCTCCCTCTGGCGTTGACTGTAGGATCTCTGACGTATATGCTTTATTGCTATTCCTTAATGTATCAAATTTAGACATTATCTATGGACTGCTGGGAagctcatctttcaagatttataGAAGCTAAGTCTCCAAAGCTTCAGTGCTAATTTTGTTGAAATGCCCCAGGACTTTTTAAGCAGCACAGTGTCTCATACTTGGAACCACCTCTGTATGCAGTGGTGTGATTTAAACCCTAATCCAGGTGCCCACCCACGCCAGGGTTTCTAATTGTCTGACCAGGTTTAGAAGCCATTTCCTTAAGCAGCATATCAAGGAGCTTGTCACACCACCAGTGCCTGGGCCTCTCTCTTGGAGGAtactttttgtaaaaaataattcactttttttttttgctgtcttgggtctttgttgctaggtgggggctttctctagctgtggagagccAGGGCTACGGcttgtggtgagcaggcttctACTGTGGCGACTTCTCTCACTGTGGcacgcaggctctagggcacacaggtttCAGGAGTTGTGCCTgagggctcaatagttgcggctcACGGGCTTTAATTGCCCcgtggcgtgtggaatcttcccagaccagggattgacccggtgtcccctgcagtggcaga of the Bubalus kerabau isolate K-KA32 ecotype Philippines breed swamp buffalo chromosome 3, PCC_UOA_SB_1v2, whole genome shotgun sequence genome contains:
- the LOC129647372 gene encoding aflatoxin B1 aldehyde reductase member 2-like, whose product is MYNATTRQVETELLPCLRHFGLRFYAYNPLAGGLLTGRYQYEDKDGKQPVGRFFGNSWAEVYRNRAPMGMRSPWARPAWSSWRRTWQPLRKGPWSRPLLLCVAGSSLTVPSTDGSSPMFL